From Oryza sativa Japonica Group chromosome 4, ASM3414082v1, one genomic window encodes:
- the LOC9270041 gene encoding alpha-(1,4)-fucosyltransferase, whose translation MSSPPSSGSERSLASLVSAAAHSVKLNRAYLLAPAVAAGLLAAVLLSSLLDFSAFSASPRPAFPPPTAGAPANASALSAPPRAPVRTALDTLGTRPREPFTALRDAYARWDAAVGCAAFAEKHRSRSSPPPGPAALQDPEAAPCGSLRLPHVALAVRGVTWVPDILDGVYQCRCGLTCLWSRNEEALADTPDVVLYEIWPPPDTRKQGEPLRAFMDIEPTRKRSGHEDIFIGYHADDDVQVTYAGKFFRITHNYHVATHKRDDVLVYWSSSRCFEHRNKIARELFRHLPAHSFGRCENNVGGGDKALELYPDCARDGHGAAEWWDHLHCAMSHYKFVLAIENTIADSYSTEKLYYALEAGSVPIYFGAPNARDLAPPGSYIDGAAFASAEELAAYVREVAGDPAAYAEFHAWRRCGVLGGYGRNRLVSLDTLPCRLCERASRMGGRHAPAPNATVS comes from the exons atgtcgtcgccgccgtcctcgggcTCGGAGCGCTCGCTGGCGTCGCTCGTCTCCGCGGCGGCGCACTCCGTCAAGCTCAACCGCGCCTACCTCCTCgccccggccgtcgccgcgggcctcctcgccgccgtgctcctctcctccctcctcgacTTCTCCGCTTTCTCCGCCTCCCCGCGGCCGGCGTTCCCTCCGCCGACCGCGGGCGCGCCGGCGAACGCGTCGGCCCTGTCAGCGCCGCCTCGCGCGCCCGTGCGCACGGCCCTGGACACGCTCGGGACGCGGCCGCGGGAGCCGTTCACGGCGCTGCGCGACGCGTACGCGCGGTGGGACGCGGCGGTGGGGTGCGCGGCCTTCGCGGAGAAGCACCggtcgcggtcgtcgccgccgcccggcccggCGGCGCTGCAGGACCCCGAGGCGGCGCCGTGCGGCTCGCTGCGGCTGCCCCACGTCGCGCTCGCCGTGAGGGGGGTGACGTGGGTGCCCGACATCCTCGACGGCGTGTACCAGTGCCGGTGCGGGCTGACCTGCCTCTGGAGCCGCAACGAGGAGGCCCTCGCCGACACCCCCGACGTCGTGCTCTACGAGATCTGGCCCCCTCCCGACACC AGGAAGCAGGGCGAGCCGCTGCGCGCGTTCATGGACATCGAGCCGACGAGGAAGCGGTCGGGGCACGAGGACATTTTCATCGGCTaccacgccgacgacgacgtgcaGGTGACCTACGCCGGCAAGTTCTTCCGCATCACCCACAACTACCACGTCGCCACCCACAAGCGCGAC GACGTGCTGGTGTACTGGTCGTCGTCGCGGTGCTTCGAGCACCGGAACAAGATCGCGCGGGAGCTGTTCCGCCACCTCCCGGCGCACTCCTTCGGCCGGTGCGAGAacaacgtcggcggcggcgacaaggcCCTGGAGCTGTACCCGGACTGCGCCCGCGACGgccacggcgcggcggagtggtgGGACCACCTCCACTGCGCCATGTCGCACTACAAGTTCGTGCTCGCCATCGAGAACACCATCGCCGACAGCTACTCCACGGAGAAGCTCTACTACGCGCTGGAGGCCGGGTCGGTGCCCATCTACTTCGGCGCGCCCAACGCCCGCGACCTGGCGCCCCCGGGCTCCTACATCGACGGCGCCGCGTTCGCGTCGGCGGAGGAGCTCGCGGCGTACGTGAGGGAGGTGGCCGGCGACCCGGCGGCGTACGCCGAGTTCCACgcgtggcggcggtgcggcgtcCTGGGCGGCTACGGCCGGAACCGGCTCGTCAGCCTCGACACGCTCCCGTGCAGGCTCTGCGAGCGCGCCAGCCGCATGGGCGGCCGCCACGCGCCGGCGCCCAACGCCACCGTGTCGTGA
- the LOC4335880 gene encoding cytosolic invertase 1-like, which produces MEVAGMRKASSHASMAAAAADPDDFDLTRMLNHRPRINVDRQRSFDDRSLAELSISGTASRGGGGGGYPAMMESYESMYSPGGGLRSLCGTPASSTRLSFDPHPLVFDAWDALRRSLVCFRGQPLGTIAAVDHSSDEVLNYDQVFVRDFVPSALAFLMNGEPEIVKNFLLKTLLLQGWEKRIDRFKLGEGAMPASFKVLKDAKRGGAERLVADFGESAIGRVAPVDSGFWWIILLRAYTKSTGDLSLAETAECQRGIRLIMNQCLAEGFDTFPTLLCADGCCMIDRRMGVYGYPIEIQALFFMALRCALLMLKPDAPEGKETMDRVATRLHALTYHMRSYFWLDFQQLNDVYRYRTEEYSHTAVNKFNVIPESIPDWVFDFMPSRGGYFVGNVSPARMDFRWFALGNFVAILASMATPEQAAAIMDLIEERWEDLIGEMPLKISFPAIESHEWEFVTGCDPKNTRWSYHNGGSWPVLLWLLTAACIKTGRLKIARRAIELAEARLARDGWPEYYDGKLGRYVGKQARKLQTWSVAGYLVAKMMVEDPSHLGMISLEEDRAMMKPVLKRSASWTV; this is translated from the exons ATGGAGGTGGCGGGGATGAGGAAGGCGTCGTCGCACgcgtcgatggcggcggcggcggcggacccgGACGACTTCGACCTGACGCGGATGCTGAACCACCGGCCGCGGATCAACGTGGACAGGCAGCGCTCCTTCGACGACCGCTCCCTCGCTGAGCTCTCCATCTCCGGCACggccagccgcggcggcggcggaggagggtaCCCGGCGATGATGGAGAGCTACGAGAGCATGTACTCCCCCGGCGGCGGGCTCCGGTCCCTGTGCGGCACCCCGGCGTCCTCCACCCGCCTCTCCTTCGACCCCCACCCCCTCGTCTTCGACGCCTGGGACGCCCTCCGCCGCTCCCTCGTCTGCTTCCGCGGCCAGCCCCTcggcaccatcgccgccgtcgaccactCCTCCGACGAGGTCCTCAACTACGACCAG GTGTTCGTGAGGGATTTCGTGCCGAGCGCGCTGGCGTTCCTGATGAACGGGGAGCCGGAGATCGTGAAGAACTTCCTGCTCAAGACGCTGCTGCTGCAGGGGTGGGAGAAGCGGATCGACAGGTTCAAGCTGGGGGAAGGGGCGATGCCGGCGAGCTTCAAGGTGCTCAAGGACGCGAAGCGAGGAGGGGCGGAGCGGCTGGTGGCGGACTTCGGGGAGAGCGCCATCGGGCGGGTGGCGCCGGTGGACTCCGGCTTCTGGTGGATCATCCTCCTCCGCGCGTACACCAAGTCCACCGGCGACCTGTCGCTGGCGGAGACGGCGGAGTGCCAGCGCGGGATCCGCCTCATCATGAACCAGTGCCTCGCCGAGGGCTTCGACACCTTCCCCACCCTCCTCTGCGCCGACGGCTGCTGCATGATCGACCGCAGGATG ggcgTGTACGGGTACCCAATCGAGATCCAGGCCCTCTTCTTCATGGCGCTACGGTGCGCACTGCTGATGCTGAAGCCGGACGCCCCCGAGGGGAAGGAGACGATGGACCGCGTGGCGACACGGCTCCACGCACTCACCTACCACATGCGGTCCTACTTCTGGCTCGACTTCCAGCAGCTCAACGATGTCTACCGCTACCGCACCGAGGAGTACTCCCACACTGCGGTCAACAAGTTCAACGTCATCCCGGAGTCCATCCCGGACTGGGTGTTCGACTTCATGCCCAGCCGCGGCGGCTACTTCGTCGGCAACGTCAGCCCCGCCCGGATGGACTTCCGATGGTTCGCACTGGGCAACTTCGTCGCCATCCTTGCGTCCATGGCGACGCccgagcaggcggcggcgatcaTGGACCTCATCGAGGAGCGGTGGGAGGACCTCATCGGGGAGATGCCGCTCAAGATCAGCTTCCCGGCGATCGAATCACACGAGTGGGAGTTCGTCACCGGGTGCGACCCCAAGAACACCCGGTGGAGCTACCACAATGGCGGATCCTGGCCAG TGCTCCTGTGGCTGCTGACGGCGGCGTGCATCAAGACGGGGAGGCTGAAGATCGCGAGGCGGGCGATCGAGCTCGCCGAGGCGAGGCTGGCGAGGGACGGGTGGCCGGAGTACTACGACGGGAAGCTGGGCCGCTACGTGGGCAAGCAGGCGAGGAAGCTGCAGACGTGGTCCGTCGCCGGCTACCTCGTCGCCAAGATGATGGTGGAGGACCCCTCCCACCTCGGCATGATCTCCCTCGAGGAGGACAGGGCCATGATGAAGCCCGTCCTCAAGCGCTCCGCCTCCTGGACCGTgtaa